A region from the Bacteroidales bacterium genome encodes:
- a CDS encoding ATP-dependent exonuclease: DEKKVEFSTTLKERQVRMEKHREAENKPDEGQDKDMLDKLWSDTAGKIELTGKRLTGIEVNLSKHNDGLVRIKVFEKELKEKEQLHQDWAKLNDLLGSANGDKFKKIAQGYTLDVLLGYANKHLGELTERYRLEKIPGTLSLQVIDNDMLGEVRTIHSLSGGESFLISLSLALGLSSLSSKKMKIESLFIDEGFGSLDINTLSIAMNALENLQTQGRKIGVISHVEEMKERISTQIQVIKSANGKSFIEIKG; the protein is encoded by the coding sequence GGATGAAAAGAAAGTAGAATTCTCAACTACACTGAAAGAAAGACAGGTAAGGATGGAAAAACACCGGGAAGCCGAAAATAAGCCGGATGAAGGACAGGATAAAGACATGCTCGACAAACTGTGGAGTGATACTGCCGGAAAGATCGAATTGACCGGCAAACGGCTTACCGGAATAGAAGTAAATCTTTCTAAACACAATGACGGCTTGGTACGGATCAAAGTTTTTGAGAAGGAATTGAAGGAAAAAGAACAATTACACCAGGATTGGGCCAAACTCAATGATCTGCTGGGTTCGGCCAACGGCGATAAGTTCAAGAAAATTGCCCAGGGATACACACTGGACGTATTGCTGGGATATGCCAATAAACATCTCGGGGAACTAACCGAAAGATACCGGTTGGAAAAAATCCCGGGAACCCTATCCCTTCAAGTGATTGACAACGACATGCTCGGTGAAGTACGCACGATCCACTCCCTTTCGGGCGGTGAGTCCTTCCTGATCTCATTGTCCCTTGCACTGGGTCTTTCTTCACTTTCATCCAAAAAGATGAAAATAGAATCGCTGTTCATTGATGAAGGTTTCGGTTCGTTGGATATCAACACGTTAAGTATAGCGATGAATGCATTGGAAAACCTGCAGACACAGGGACGGAAAATAGGGGTGATATCGCATGTAGAAGAAATGAAGGAACGGATATCCACGCAGATCCAGGTAATCAAGTCTGCTAACGGCAAAAGTTTTATTGAAATAAAAGGATGA
- a CDS encoding response regulator transcription factor: MKILIIEDEKELALFVEKGLKQAGYAVETSNDGSKGLELAASDCFDLILLDLMLPGTNGFDVLKNLRDFGIATPVIIISALSNTEHVVKGLDLGAVDYIKKPFDWDELLARVRVIQKKHTDSSSTAIHIDDLTIDILGRKVNRKGKEIKLTAKEFMLLEYLARNANRIVSKSQIMEHVWELNFDPGSNIVEVHMYQLRQKIDKEFNHPLIETIIGLGYTLRGEKK; this comes from the coding sequence ATGAAAATATTAATTATAGAAGATGAAAAGGAATTGGCTTTGTTTGTAGAAAAAGGACTGAAGCAAGCCGGCTATGCTGTCGAAACGAGCAATGACGGAAGTAAAGGTTTGGAATTAGCCGCTTCGGATTGTTTTGATTTGATCCTTCTCGATCTGATGCTTCCGGGAACCAACGGATTCGATGTTCTGAAAAATCTTCGCGACTTTGGCATAGCCACACCTGTAATCATTATCAGTGCGTTATCTAATACCGAGCATGTGGTAAAAGGGTTGGATCTTGGTGCTGTAGATTACATAAAAAAACCATTTGACTGGGATGAACTTCTGGCCCGTGTACGTGTCATCCAGAAAAAACATACGGACAGCAGTTCCACAGCTATACATATTGATGATCTTACGATAGACATACTGGGAAGAAAAGTAAACCGGAAAGGAAAAGAAATCAAACTGACAGCTAAGGAGTTTATGCTCCTTGAATACCTTGCCCGTAACGCCAACCGCATTGTCAGTAAAAGCCAGATCATGGAACACGTATGGGAGCTGAATTTCGATCCCGGAAGTAATATCGTTGAAGTACACATGTATCAGCTACGTCAGAAAATAGACAAAGAATTTAACCATCCTCTTATAGAAACGATAATAGGGCTGGGTTATACTCTTCGAGGAGAGAAAAAATAA